In the genome of Cognatishimia sp. WU-CL00825, the window ATCTTGGAAAACGTGGGCGTTCTATTTCGCGATCCAATCGCCTTGGAAGATTGGAAAAAGGTTGGGGCCAAAGTCATCGATGAGATGGTCTATCTAGACCGTGGCCTAGTGATGGATTTGATCTCCACCATTCCTGCCGAATTCACCTACCATGCTCGTAACCCTAAAAATAACCTGAAACTGGGTGGTCGGAATTCGGTATTCGTTCCAATGACCGGTGCGCCGTTTATCCGAGATCTCGATAATGTTCGTCGCAACCCAATGATGGAAGATTTGGCGACATTCCACAAGTTAAGCCACATGATGCCAGCCCTCAACAGTTCAGCGCACCATATCGTTGAACCTTACGATCACCCGATTAGCCAACGCCATCTGCGCATAACCTATTCGTCAATGAAATACTCTGACAAAATGTTCATGGGCATGACCACAAGCCCGAAGAACGCTGAAGATGTTATGGATATGTGTGCCATTCTTTTTGGCGAGGAATTCATGGAAGATAACCCGGTCACTACCGGGAATTGCAACGGTAACTCTCCGCTGGTTTGGGACGAAACCATGCTGGGAGCAATGCGTGCCTTCTGTAAGCGCAAACAACCAGTGCTTTGCTCACCGTTTGTTTTGGGCGGCGCTAATACCCCGGCCAGCGTTCCTGCAACGGTTGCACAGTTGAATGCCGAAGCATTGAGCGCACTCGCCTACACACAGGTGATCCGTAAAGGTGCGCCGGCTATTTATGGTCATTACTTGTCCACCGTCAGCATGAAATCTGGTGCCCCTATGGCAGGCACTCCAGAAATCAGCCTCATGAACTTCATGATTGGTCAGATGGCGCGGTTTTATGATGTGCCTTGGCGGACGTCGAATACGCTGGGCGGTGCAAAAACATTTGACGCGCAAGCGGGTTATGAAAGCGCAACCACGCTCTCTGCAGTAATTCATTCAGGGGCGAACTACATCTGGCATTCCGCAGGGTGGAATGAAGCTGGCATGCATTGCTCAATCGCAAAATTTGTTGTCGACGCCGAGCAATGTGCGATGGCTCATCGCATGGCATCTGGCCCACAGTGGCACGACTTTGATCAAGCGGTGGCCGCGGTTTCTGAAGTGGGTCCAGGTGGTCACTACCTTGGCCACGAGCACACGCAGGAAAATTTCCAAACTGCGTTCTTCATGCCCGAGCTGTTTGACAATAACTCAATCGAACAATGGGCCGCAGAAGGTGAAGTGGAAATTACAGAGCGTGCGCTTAAGCACGCGCGCCATCTGCTGGGCGAATACCAAGAGCCACATCTTGATGTTGCCAAAAACGAAGAACTTCTGGAATACATCGCACGTCGCGAACGCGAAATTCCGGCCGTCGCTGAGCTTAACCAAGATTACTAACGGAATACCTGGTCGCAGATCTATGCGACCAAGCCCTCACAGACCTGCGACGCAAGACCATCGAAGAAGGTGCAACAAAATGAAGGCCCTGGCAGTCGTTGCCAGGGCCTTCATTTTCAGTTTCATAAATGGAGCGAAACAATCAGCTTAAAAGGAGGCAATCGGATCACCAAACTCGGCCTCATCAGGGGTCACGCCCAATCCCGGTCCTGTCGGTCGTCTTATTTGGCCATCCACAATCTTGATACCGTTTTTCCGATCATAATGACCCTCGATGTACGGAGCTGCCAACCAGACACCTTCGCATAGATCCGGCCTGATGGTGGATCCCATCTGGGTACAGGCAGCAGCAATAATATCTCCTCCCCAACTGTCATCGCAGGAATGCGGAAGGTTTTTAACCTCGCAAATATCGCGGAAGATACGCATATTCTGCATACCGCCGATCCGGGTTATCTTCATGCTGAAACCATCGACCAGACCCGAATCTGCGGCCGAAAGAGCTGTGTTCAGATCGATGGCGTTTTCATCCATGTACAGTCCATGACATATCAATGGCCGAATTTTCTTAAGGTCCTGAACAGTGTTGCAGGGCTGCTCTAAGACAAAGGGGATATTTGAACATTCTCTGCTCACACGCAAGGTGTCGCGGGTGTTCCATCCTCGATTGGCATCTACCGCCAGACGCATCCCGGTGCCCTTGATCGCCTCCCAAACTTTGCGAATGGTTTCTATGTCGATTTCAATCGGCCGCCCTCCGACTTTTATTTGCAAGCGTGGGTAGCCTTCAGAGCGTTTCTCCTTTGCCAATCGCGCAATTTCGTCAGGTGCGCCGATGCCAGTGGCGAAATAAGACGGTACATTATCCGTCATTGCACCACCCAATAAGTCCGCGACACTGACGCCAAGGCATTTGCCCATTAAGTCGTATGCGGCGATGTCGATCGCTGCCTTGGCATAATTGTGCCCGTTTAGCAGGCCAGCCATGGCGCGGTTCAAAGAGGTGGGCCAAATCTCAGTCCCTATCAGGCCTTTGGCCATTTCAATCAAAGCAGCGCGCGCTCCAAGGACATGTGCTTCGGCGTAAGTTGCGCCAATGGGGCAGGTTTCACCCCAACCGACTGTTCCGTCTTCTGCCACCAACTTAATCAATGTGGAGTCTAAGCTGCTTACCGTACCGCTTGCCATGACATAAGAGCCGCCCTTCACGGGCAGTTTGTGGCTATAAATGTGTAGCTCACGAATTTTCATGATTGGGAGATTTCTCTTGGTTTTGAGGAGGGATACACTTTGGGCATTCACAAGGACGAGGCCCGCACCAAAATTCTTAATCGGTGCGGACCTTGGTTTTGAAGCTTATTCTGCCGGGGCAGTTCCTTTAGCGTCCAGTTTTTCACGCTGGCTATCGCGATACAGAGCCTTGCCCAGAGAAACCATCATTAAGGCCATCACCAGAGTGAATGGCAAAGCGCCAATAATCATAGCATTTTTAAGCGCATCAAGAGGGTTGTTTTCACCCGCAGCAATGATCAAAACACCGATAACTGCCGTGAGGATCAAACCCCAGATGATCCGATGTTTGATCCCGGTCTCCTGAGCGCCGCCCGACATGATAGTATTCATAACGAGAATTCCCGAGTCAGCTGATGTCACGAGAAAAGTCATGATCAGAACAACACACATTACAACGACGATGCTATAGAGCCCCTCACTTAGGATGTTCTCCAGCGCCACGAACAATTTGTTGGTGGTTGAAGCTGCCGCAATCGAAGGATCTGCTAGGCCAGCGACTTCAAGATCAACTGCAGTGCCACCAAGGATGGTCATCCAAGCAAAGCAGACCAAAGCAGGTGCAATCACACAGCCTAAGATGAACTCACGGACGGTACGACCCTTGGAAATGCGGGCGAGGAACAAACCAACGAACGGCGAGAAAGCAATCCACCATGCCCAGTAGAAGGTCGTCCAACCTGCTTGCCAACCAAAAAGACGACCATCAGCACCTGCGGTATAAACCGCCTGCAACGTGGTCTCATCCAGTTCTGCAGCAGCACCTTCTAAGCCGGACTTAAATCCGTCAAAGCTCCCCCATGCATTGGTTGCCCCAGCGATCAAATCATCTGCGAATGGTTTTGCAACACCAGGCAAAGCATCAGAAAATTCGCTGGCACTTTGCGGGCCATAGGCCTCAAAGGACAGAGATATGAAATTCAGGATATAGTCCGCCATTGCGGTGGCGTAGGTGGTCATCGCAAACAAGAACGAACCAAAGATGACGAAGATTAGCAGCAAGATCAATGAGAGGACCATATTTAGGTTTGAGAGGTATTTCACCCCACGGCCCACTCCAGAAACTGCCGACAAAATCGACAGGCTCATGATGATGACCAAGGCTGTTATCAATCCAACAGTGCTTGGTGCTGGGACATCACCATTCGTGGTCACCAGCCAGCTCATGTTAGTTACCGCGTATAGACCGTCAACAAACTGTGAAACTCCGAAACCGATCGTCACAGACACACCTAAGATCGTCGCAACAACGCCAAGAACATCAACAATGTGACCCAATACGCCGTTCGCAGCAGATCCAAGCAATGGTGTCAAAGCCGAGCGAATGGTCAGTGGCATATCGCGCGTATAAGCGTAGTAGGCCAATGAAAGGCCTGTGATGACATAAATCGCCCAAGCGTGGAAACCATAGTGCAAGAATGTGTAGCGGAACGCAGATTGAACTGCGGCCTCAGAACTGCCTTCAACCGCTCCGGACACAACAACAGGGTTAGACCCCCAAAGACTCATTGGTTCGGCTGTAGCATAAACCATAAGGCCCACACCCAGACCAGCGCCAAACATCATCGAGAACCATGAAAAGTTTGAAAATTCCGGATTTTCCCCCGGAGTTCCCATGACTTTCCGACCTGAATACGGCAGTGCTGCAACAATAAACAAAAAGAAAGCAAACAGCCCGACGATGATGATATAGAACTGGTTAAAGCCCTCGAGTAAGGACCAGTTCAAGCTACCCAACGTGCTGTTAGCATTCCCGGGCCAAATCAGGGCCCAAAGCACCAGTGCAACCATGATACCTTTGGATACCAAGGCAATTGGCAAGCTGGCATTTTCATAAAACCCTTTCTCTTCAGTTTTTATTTCTAGTTCCGTAAATGGAGGTTTTATTGACATCAAATTACTCCCTATTTTTTAGTATTTGCCCCTAAACAGGGGTTCGTTTTGTCTCCTTGCAATGCGATCCGAGCCGATTGCTTTGTCCGAGTCGATTGCTTTGATGGAACGATTTGCTGCATACGGACCGATTTTGCATCTGCATGCCGACAAATATTACGTTCAAGGCTCACCCAAGCTGGCGGCGGCTCTATCTGTTTGAAACCCGCGGTAAAATCAGCAAATTCTCTCGATGATTAGCATTGGGCGGGTGCGCTAGTATTGTCCCACGTTTCCCTTTCCGAATGGTACGAGCCGCAGTGGGTCGCCCCAAGCACCTACAGTAGCTAAACTGCATCAGGCCCGTTATTTTGCGCGACGAAGTCGTTCGCCTACCTGCTAGCAGCGCTAACATGATGTTGTGTTAAGGTAGATATGAAGAAATTGCTGAACTTACCTACCACCGACAAGTTCAGCATTTTTTCCGCCCCTGAGGACCTGCCACGGTTTGTTACCGCTCCTGTGATAGGAGCTACTGAAACAATGCCTCAGGATATGGGACCGAGACGAGTGGGCTAATGCGCGAAAAGCTCGCTGATGATCTTGGCCTTGGCATCTCGACGTTGAACAAGTCGGTCA includes:
- a CDS encoding trimethylamine methyltransferase family protein; amino-acid sequence: MTQKTAMRSRAGGRSARRAVRSAMNFDMLPGLTNKLPICEVMDGSQVERIHNASMDILENVGVLFRDPIALEDWKKVGAKVIDEMVYLDRGLVMDLISTIPAEFTYHARNPKNNLKLGGRNSVFVPMTGAPFIRDLDNVRRNPMMEDLATFHKLSHMMPALNSSAHHIVEPYDHPISQRHLRITYSSMKYSDKMFMGMTTSPKNAEDVMDMCAILFGEEFMEDNPVTTGNCNGNSPLVWDETMLGAMRAFCKRKQPVLCSPFVLGGANTPASVPATVAQLNAEALSALAYTQVIRKGAPAIYGHYLSTVSMKSGAPMAGTPEISLMNFMIGQMARFYDVPWRTSNTLGGAKTFDAQAGYESATTLSAVIHSGANYIWHSAGWNEAGMHCSIAKFVVDAEQCAMAHRMASGPQWHDFDQAVAAVSEVGPGGHYLGHEHTQENFQTAFFMPELFDNNSIEQWAAEGEVEITERALKHARHLLGEYQEPHLDVAKNEELLEYIARREREIPAVAELNQDY
- a CDS encoding mandelate racemase/muconate lactonizing enzyme family protein, giving the protein MKIRELHIYSHKLPVKGGSYVMASGTVSSLDSTLIKLVAEDGTVGWGETCPIGATYAEAHVLGARAALIEMAKGLIGTEIWPTSLNRAMAGLLNGHNYAKAAIDIAAYDLMGKCLGVSVADLLGGAMTDNVPSYFATGIGAPDEIARLAKEKRSEGYPRLQIKVGGRPIEIDIETIRKVWEAIKGTGMRLAVDANRGWNTRDTLRVSRECSNIPFVLEQPCNTVQDLKKIRPLICHGLYMDENAIDLNTALSAADSGLVDGFSMKITRIGGMQNMRIFRDICEVKNLPHSCDDSWGGDIIAAACTQMGSTIRPDLCEGVWLAAPYIEGHYDRKNGIKIVDGQIRRPTGPGLGVTPDEAEFGDPIASF
- a CDS encoding BCCT family transporter, producing MSIKPPFTELEIKTEEKGFYENASLPIALVSKGIMVALVLWALIWPGNANSTLGSLNWSLLEGFNQFYIIIVGLFAFFLFIVAALPYSGRKVMGTPGENPEFSNFSWFSMMFGAGLGVGLMVYATAEPMSLWGSNPVVVSGAVEGSSEAAVQSAFRYTFLHYGFHAWAIYVITGLSLAYYAYTRDMPLTIRSALTPLLGSAANGVLGHIVDVLGVVATILGVSVTIGFGVSQFVDGLYAVTNMSWLVTTNGDVPAPSTVGLITALVIIMSLSILSAVSGVGRGVKYLSNLNMVLSLILLLIFVIFGSFLFAMTTYATAMADYILNFISLSFEAYGPQSASEFSDALPGVAKPFADDLIAGATNAWGSFDGFKSGLEGAAAELDETTLQAVYTAGADGRLFGWQAGWTTFYWAWWIAFSPFVGLFLARISKGRTVREFILGCVIAPALVCFAWMTILGGTAVDLEVAGLADPSIAAASTTNKLFVALENILSEGLYSIVVVMCVVLIMTFLVTSADSGILVMNTIMSGGAQETGIKHRIIWGLILTAVIGVLIIAAGENNPLDALKNAMIIGALPFTLVMALMMVSLGKALYRDSQREKLDAKGTAPAE